The Winogradskyella schleiferi genome contains the following window.
TATGAACCTAGGCTTAGTTGAAGTAAATACGGATGATGAAATACAGATGATAAACCAAAGTTTCTCAGAAATGAGTGGTTATACGGAGTCTGAAATAATCGGTAAAAAAGGTGGTGATATTTTTCCAATTGATGGTGGTTCAAATATTATTAAAATAGAAAATAGTAAGCGCAAAACTGGTGAATCTAATTCTTATGAATTAAAAGTAAAGACAAAACAAGGAAATATAAGACACTGGTTAATTAGTGGTGCTCCTAATTACGATTTAAGCGGAAATGTTATTGGATCTATTGGTATTCATCTGGATATAACAGATTTAAAAAGATTACAATTACAGAAAGAAAACTTATTGTCTGAATTAGAGAAAAGCAATGACGAACTACAGGAATATGCGCATATTGTTTCACACGATTTAAAGTCACCACTACGTAGTATTGACGCACTGATATGTTGGATAAAAGAGGATAATAAGGGGAAACTTGATGAGGTAAGTCTTCAGAACTTTGACCATATCGCAACTACTCTTGAAAAAATGGAACAGTTGATTTCTGATGTGCTAGAATATTCTAGTATAGGATCAGATGATGCTAAAAAAGTTGAAGTTGATACGGACATTTTAATCAATGAACTAATTGGTATGCTTTACGTACCAGACCATATTAGAATTAATATAAAAAATAAATTACCTGTTTTAAGAGGCGATAAGACAAAGCTGCACCAGCTATTTCAGAACTTAATAAGTAATGCCATTAAATTCATAGATAAACCAGCAGGAGAGATAATAATTAATGTAAAATCTCGTGGAGACTATTATGAGTTTTCAATTAGTGATAACGGTATCGGAATTGAAAAGCAGTTTCACGATAAAATTTTCAAAATATTCCATTCACTTAATAAAACTAAGGAATCCACAGGTATAGGCTTATCGATAGTTAAAAAGATTGTTGATTTACATCAAGGTAAAATTTGGTTAGAAAGTCAACCTCAGGTAGGCACCACCTTCTTTTTTACACTTAAAAAATAATAATGAAAACAGTACAATTAGTAAAATATAAAAACCAAGATTGGTCTTATATTGGTGGAAACCAAAAATTGAAGGAACCTTTAGTTTTAGTGTTTGGAAATCGATATGTCCTCGAAGACGATTCAATCTATCAAGAAATTAGAGGGTTATTTCCAGATGGACATATTGTATTTGGTTCGGCTTGCGCTGAAATTTCTTCGAATACGGTGAATGAAGAAAGTATGACTATTACAGCCATGGAGTTTGAAAAAAGTCATTTTCTAATTAAAACCAGTAATGTTTTAAGTGCAGATTTAGATAGTTTCAAAACAGGTAATGATTTGATAAATCAGTTTCCTGAGGACGATTTGAAATATGTTTTTGTCGTTTCGGAAGGAAGCTTTATCAATGGCAGTCAGTTGACCAAAGGTATGACGTCGTCCAAAAGTGATAATTTACTTATAACTGGTGGTCTATGTGGAGATGATGAAAGATTTGAAAAAACATTGGCATCGTATAACGAAAATCCTAAAGAAGGTGAAATAGTTGCGATAGGGTTTTATGGTGATTCCTTAGAAATTACATTTTCAATTTATGGTGGCTGGACGCCTTTTGGACCAGAGCGAATAGTCACGAAATCCAAAGATAATACACTTTACGAATTAGATGGTCAACCGGCTTTAGATCTATACAAAACGTATTTAGGTGATAAAGCTAAAGATTTACCAGGTGCTGCATTATTATATCCTCTCAACGTAACATCTGCTAACGAAAAGCAATCAATAGTAAGATCTATTTTAAGTATTGATGAAGAGGAGAACGCTGTAATTTTAGCAGGAAATATTCCCGAAAATTCTAAGGTACAGCTCATGATGACTAATGTAGATAATATTGCCAACGCCTCAGAGCGTGCAGCAAGACAAGCCTTAGAATTCAGAAAAAATAAACCAGAGATAGCACTTTTAGTAAGTTGTATAGGAAGAAAATTAGTGCTTGATCAACGTGTTGAGGAAGAGCTAGATGAAGTTATTGAAGTTTTAGGAAGCGATATCGCTATTTCGGGTTTTTACTCTTATGGAGAAATTGCACCTTTTCATGGAGAAATAGCTTGTCAATTGCACAACCAAACAATGACGATAACGTTAATTAGTGAATGATGAATTCTTTACTGAAAAGACAAATACGTAAATATTTAAGTAAAGAATTAGAAAGTAATAAGGACTTAGAAAATTTTCTTTCGGCTGTAGATAGATCCTATAATAATTTTGATGAGCAGTCGGCAATGATTCAACGTGCGATGTCCATCAGTTCGGAAGAATTATTTAATGCCAACAGAAAGTTACAGGACGAAGCAAAAGAGCAAAAAGAACTAATCGATAAGTTAAAGGATGTTATTAACACGCTAAAATTTTATAACCTTAAAGATGATGAAAAAGCCGATGCTGTTGAATTATCAGGTTCTGATTTGGTAGATTATATTGATAATCAAACCAAAGCTATTGTTGAAATGAACAAGCAAAAAGAATCTCTTTTAAACGAATTAGCGCACCAAAACCAAGAGCTTAGTGATTATGCCCACATGGTTTCTCACGATTTAAAATCTCCATTGCGAAGTATAGATACGTTGACCACTTGGTTAAAAGAAGACTATAAAGACGCTTTTGACACTAATGGAGAAAAAACATTGGATCTTATTAGAAATAATGTTGAAAAAATGGATACGTTGATAAATGGTATTTTGGAGTATTCGACAATCGGTA
Protein-coding sequences here:
- a CDS encoding PAS domain-containing sensor histidine kinase, encoding MSKEEVDLLKRALAREKASRKAAEAILESKSAELYETTQQLKKLVKEKTSELKGVFENIVDAYVVMDLWGNVLKMNDAAIQLLGYDNRKSDFNLLQLADVSEAENVMNGFENLVSEGSLTNFQVKINTKHNGQKLVHINASIILDDNNKPIAAQGIVRDITLEDKYRRAAEAEKQKYSSIIANMNLGLVEVNTDDEIQMINQSFSEMSGYTESEIIGKKGGDIFPIDGGSNIIKIENSKRKTGESNSYELKVKTKQGNIRHWLISGAPNYDLSGNVIGSIGIHLDITDLKRLQLQKENLLSELEKSNDELQEYAHIVSHDLKSPLRSIDALICWIKEDNKGKLDEVSLQNFDHIATTLEKMEQLISDVLEYSSIGSDDAKKVEVDTDILINELIGMLYVPDHIRINIKNKLPVLRGDKTKLHQLFQNLISNAIKFIDKPAGEIIINVKSRGDYYEFSISDNGIGIEKQFHDKIFKIFHSLNKTKESTGIGLSIVKKIVDLHQGKIWLESQPQVGTTFFFTLKK
- a CDS encoding FIST signal transduction protein; the protein is MKTVQLVKYKNQDWSYIGGNQKLKEPLVLVFGNRYVLEDDSIYQEIRGLFPDGHIVFGSACAEISSNTVNEESMTITAMEFEKSHFLIKTSNVLSADLDSFKTGNDLINQFPEDDLKYVFVVSEGSFINGSQLTKGMTSSKSDNLLITGGLCGDDERFEKTLASYNENPKEGEIVAIGFYGDSLEITFSIYGGWTPFGPERIVTKSKDNTLYELDGQPALDLYKTYLGDKAKDLPGAALLYPLNVTSANEKQSIVRSILSIDEEENAVILAGNIPENSKVQLMMTNVDNIANASERAARQALEFRKNKPEIALLVSCIGRKLVLDQRVEEELDEVIEVLGSDIAISGFYSYGEIAPFHGEIACQLHNQTMTITLISE
- a CDS encoding sensor histidine kinase, with the translated sequence MMNSLLKRQIRKYLSKELESNKDLENFLSAVDRSYNNFDEQSAMIQRAMSISSEELFNANRKLQDEAKEQKELIDKLKDVINTLKFYNLKDDEKADAVELSGSDLVDYIDNQTKAIVEMNKQKESLLNELAHQNQELSDYAHMVSHDLKSPLRSIDTLTTWLKEDYKDAFDTNGEKTLDLIRNNVEKMDTLINGILEYSTIGKNHIEIYDVDLNNLLDNILSIIQIPEHITVTKKKLPIVKGDKYRLQQLFQNLLGNAIAYNDKSDGKVEIGVEDKMDAWEFYVKDNGKGIEEVYFDKIFNTFEKLENDGNSTGIGLSIVKKIIDLYGGKIWLTSKINEGTTFYFIIKKEPNGTA